One part of the Streptomyces lydicus genome encodes these proteins:
- a CDS encoding PP2C family protein-serine/threonine phosphatase, whose product MTSGPGTEPLTARVHKGLHRARVGVRKAGVDYFRGEGSDRIALAALLIAIPAIAAGTLWRPEWFAPTALVLPVIAGGLLLRPANLLVLYGASAAALVVEAALFGPYDSGPDRITPGTVLVVAAVGFFGLLIAQFRSRVGVPWRRGGTMLFDLRERIRVQSKLPRLPQGWHHEMALRPAGGQSFSGDFVVASRTHGGNILEVVLTDVSGKGMDAASRALLLSGAFGGLLGSLPPHGFLPAANGYLLRQDWDEGFATSVHLVLDLESGDYELLSAGHLPALQLSAGSGRWEEKPGQGPLLGVYDGAQFDPVKGTLRPGDVLMLFTDGLVEAADRDIAEGIDRLTGEADRYVASGFAGAAWHLIEAVAKDVNDDRALLLICRDA is encoded by the coding sequence ATGACAAGCGGCCCGGGTACCGAACCCCTGACGGCCCGGGTGCACAAGGGTCTGCACCGGGCCCGCGTCGGCGTGCGCAAAGCCGGGGTCGACTACTTCCGCGGCGAGGGCTCCGACCGGATCGCGCTCGCCGCCCTGCTGATCGCCATCCCCGCCATCGCCGCGGGCACGCTGTGGCGCCCCGAATGGTTCGCCCCCACCGCCCTGGTCCTCCCGGTGATCGCCGGGGGACTGCTGCTGCGCCCGGCCAACCTCCTCGTCCTGTACGGCGCCTCGGCCGCCGCCCTGGTCGTCGAGGCGGCCCTCTTCGGCCCGTACGACAGCGGCCCGGACCGGATCACCCCCGGCACCGTCCTGGTCGTGGCCGCCGTCGGGTTCTTCGGCCTGCTCATCGCGCAGTTCCGCAGCCGGGTCGGCGTGCCCTGGCGGCGCGGCGGCACCATGCTCTTCGACCTGCGCGAACGCATCCGCGTGCAGAGCAAGCTGCCGCGGCTGCCCCAGGGATGGCACCACGAGATGGCGCTGCGCCCGGCCGGCGGCCAGTCCTTCTCCGGCGACTTCGTGGTGGCCTCCCGCACCCACGGCGGCAACATCCTGGAGGTCGTCCTCACCGACGTCTCCGGAAAGGGCATGGACGCGGCCTCCCGCGCCCTGCTCCTCTCCGGCGCCTTCGGCGGCCTCCTCGGGTCCCTCCCGCCGCACGGCTTCCTGCCCGCCGCCAACGGCTACCTCCTGCGCCAGGACTGGGACGAGGGCTTCGCCACCTCCGTCCACCTCGTCCTGGACCTGGAGTCCGGCGACTACGAACTGCTCTCCGCGGGCCATCTGCCGGCGCTCCAGCTCAGCGCGGGCAGCGGCCGCTGGGAGGAGAAGCCGGGGCAGGGCCCGCTGCTCGGCGTCTACGACGGTGCCCAGTTCGACCCCGTCAAGGGCACGCTGCGCCCCGGCGACGTGCTGATGCTCTTCACCGACGGCCTGGTGGAGGCCGCCGACCGGGACATCGCCGAGGGCATCGACCGGCTGACCGGCGAGGCCGACCGCTATGTCGCCAGCGGCTTCGCCGGCGCCGCCTGGCACCTCATCGAAGCGGTCGCCAAGGACGTCAACGACGACCGGGCCCTGCTGCTGATCTGCCGGGACGCCTGA